Genomic segment of Thermoanaerobaculia bacterium:
TTCTCCCTCAAATATGGATTTACTTGACTCGATAAGATGCATCAGGGTGTTGGAGGGAAGATAACGCGGGCTGTGATCCCGACTCCACTCCTGTAACCTGGCCGCGATATGGGGCCAACCCAATCCTTCACAATAGCGCAGAGGGCCACCGTAACGGCGGGGGAATTGTATCACGGATGCAAGAGCTACATCCAGGATACGGGGATCCTGAACGGTTCCTTCATCCAGAATACGGAGAGCGTCCTGGGAAAGAATAAAGAGCAATCGTTCATGAATTTCTTCCAGATCCATTTCAGGCAGTTTTCTACCTGTTTTCCCGAAATAACGATAGAGCTTCCGGTTTTCCCTGACGGCCTTTCCATCCTGGTAGAGATAAAAGCCATCTTCCGTCCGCTGTCCCAGATGACCCCGCTCCACAAGAATGTGGAAGGTGTCGGAAAGTGTAAACACATGGGGTCGAACGCGAATCGTTTCCTGTGCTGCGACCAGAAGAGCATCATTCCCGATCGAATCTGCGATTTTCAGAATTTCACCGCCTCCGATTTGCGCCAGAGCCGCGTCAATTTTCCCAATGGTAAGCCCCTCCTCCATCAGGGAGAGTGCTTCATTCACCAGCTGCGCCAGCAACCGTTTCATTACACCACCGGGTCCGTCACTGACGGGAAGAGGAATCCATCCGAGTGCCTGCATGATCTGGGAAAGCCAATCCCGAACAGATTTCCTGGTCCTGGAGCCAGATACGATCTCCGCCACCGGTTGCGTGATTCTCAGACCGATGGTAAACCCTGGTTGCTGGCTTGTCTTGTGGACCTGCGACATCGATTGCGCGATATTCAGTACCGTAATGGGAACAGGATTAGGGAGGCTGGCAGAAACATCTCCCAGAAGGTGATCTTCTCTTTCTCCCAGAAGAATCCAATCGGCCCGGGTGATTCCCGCTACGCGGTCGGAGGCGGATATCATCTCCCTGTCCATGGAAGATTCCTTGAAAAACCGCTGGAGAGATTCCAGTCTGTTTTCCACGATTTTAATGCGAATTCTCTTATGAGAACATCGTTGAAGAATGTCATTGGAAAGAGGAAGGCTGTTTATCGCCAGGACTCTGTGCAGGGTTTCAGGCAGAGGAACGCTGTGCATAACCTGTTCCGCGTTCAGGATGTGAAGAAGACAGTTCGATGTGTCTGGAGACATCCAGAGATCGCGTGCCCAGGCATGATACATGGCAGGAGAAAATTCATTCCTCAGGCAGTCCTGATGAAATTTTACAAGTTCTGCGAACAGCGGATCCCGTTTGTGAACCGTGGAAGATTTCCATCGAGCCAGGCGCTGAAGGAAACGGTTTAAAACCCTGGGTGTGCGGATTGCATACCTTCTTCGCATTCCATTTCGTTTCAGGTCTTTACGGATCTGGTCCAGAGTATGACGTTTCAGGACAAGTTCCGGTACGATCGATACAGGAAGTTTACGCAATAGTAAACTCGGATCTTCGCCCAGGAGAATCGACTCCGTTGCGGACCACCCCGCCCTGTTCCAAAGAACATCCAGGGAAGCCTCAGCAGGCGGAAGATCACGATGGGGACGCCGCACGGTCAGGAATTGTTTCTCTGTGGAATAAATAGATACGGCCTTCAGTGCCAGAATCAATCCAATACCATCGATGGTTTCCCGAATGGAAAGATATAGTGGAAGGGTAATTCTTTCGATCGTTTCAATCGCAGAACGGGCGGCATCCTGCCAGACCGTCAGTTCATCGGGCTGTCGGAGGATCTGGAGAAAATCGGCGGCTGATAGATTTTGAAGAGAAATGATGTGAATCTGAAGAGCCTTGACATCGCCTCGCTTATCGATCTGGTCCAGGCGCTGCCCCAGATCTCGCAGGACTTCCAGGGAGGCAACACTCCGTTCCAGATTTAATACGGCAATACCGTCGTTCGTGATTTCCAGGTTCATGAAAGACTCTTTGCCCTCAAGGCGAAACCCTGACCTGGAACATCGTTGAGAAGGAGAATAAAACGCTCTCCGGATGAGACCGGGAAGGTTAGAAGGTGCCTCATTTCCGCCGGACCCGGCGCCCAGCCATAAGCGAGATCTCCTCCGGGGGGATTCACATGATCTGAACTTTCCATCAGGCAATTCTTCAATCCCAGATAGGACTCACAGAAGGTATCGTTTCGCATCAATCGGAGCATGGAGAGAACATGGGAAGCGGTCCATTCGGGGATTCCGTAGCCCGCCAGCTTTTCCAGACCGCTCAGTAAATGGGGAAGAGCCATCAGGGATGAGAGGGAGGCAAGCTTCTGTCCCGCATGGCCGTGCTCAATCGCCTCCAATTCAAGTAAGGCGCCATCTCTTTCCTTGCTGAGGAGGATTGCTCCACCGCCCACGGCGGGGCGAGCCGTATTTCCCTCCGTCACCACCGTATAGGGTTCGGGAAAGATCAGATTCATTTCTGTGAGAGTTTCACGGGTCAGAACATGCCCCAGGAGCGTGTCCTGAATATGGGTAATACCTGTAGTGGGTTCCACCAGAAGGTAACTCCAGGGAAAGGACACAGCGGCCTTGGTGTGTCGGACGTAGCGTTCAGCCGACTGGAAAGACCAGTCATCCAGGGTATTACGATCCAGGCTGAACTGTTGAGCCAGGTTGTCCCCTTCTCTCTGGAGGGTTCTCAGCAGCGAGCGATCCGGAATGGATACGGTGATGATGGCAACCGTGGACACTTCGGCACTCACCATGAGACGATGAGCCAGGTAAAGAGCACGTCCCACGGGACATCGCGGGCTGTTCACCGTGACAAAGGGAACCTGATCCTCATGAAAGTGTTCGGTGATTCTCTCATTCAGGACCGTATTCGTTGCGACAAATACGGTATCCACCTCACCCAGGGGAAGTTCGGAACGATCCAGAATCTCATCCAGAAGCGAGCGCAGCAACCATTCCGGAGTTGAGAAGGAGGTGACAAAGGGAGAAACAATCCCGCTTCGAAGATAGACACTCATGCGGAGTGACGTTCTCTGGCGCAGCGCTCCAGCCGGTCTTTAACATCTGTTCCTATAAGGCAATCCTTTGGCGAGGCAACCCCTTCCAGGCATAGAAGTTCACGTCCGAGAAACCGTTGATTATCTTCCCCATCGAGGACATCGACCAGGATTCCACGGGAGCAAGCGACACACCGTTCCGGTTGATCCCGGAAGGTTTTACTTCCAATTCGCAGCATCAGATCGAGGTAATGATGATCCGAAGATTGTTTCTGTTGAGCCATGGCCATACGACGGGGACGCGAGAGGATAAACCTTCCACGGTCTATGGAAAGCTGGGCTTCTCCTTCCAGCTCCTGACCTTCGAAGATCTGGAGGCGTTCCGATTCCGAGCGCGTCAGATTGAGATAGAGGCGATCCTGGAAATGGGTGCGTCCAATGTATCCCTTGTGGAAAACGGCAAGAAGACCCCGGGAGCGGAAGAATTCACCCCGTTTTCGCACAATTTTGACATAACAGGGTTTTAAAAGAGCCACGCGTCCAAAGAACGACACCCGTGTTCCTTCGATCTCGTCCACCCACCATTTAAAATGACGATAGTGAGTGAAAAAATCGTCCCGAGCGGACCCCTTCAGGACCAACTCGGGACGATACGCTTCCTTGATATCGTAAAAATGCTGGCATCCCCCGCATTTTCTTCCCGCATGGCGATATCCTCTCGGACACTTTTCCTGTTTCTGGATCTTCTTACAGGACCAGCGGAGATAGATGCATCCTTCCGGATGACAGCCCTTTTCTTCCATCACATGGTGCACCGAAACCGTGTAAGAGAATCGGGCATGGCTCATGTGGCGGCAGCGAAAGACATCCTGTCGCTTGAAAAGGTTTCTGGTTTCCGGGGGTTGGTCGGCAAGTCTCACTCAATCAGCCGGATCAGCCTTCAACATCAAACTTGACACCCTGGGCAAGGGGAAGAGAGGCTCCCCAGTTCAGGGTGCAGGTCTGTCTGCGCATGTAGACCTTCCATGAATCGGAACCCGCTTCTCGGCCACCGCCGGTTTCCTTTTCACCCCCGAAAGCTCCGCCGATTTCCGCACCTGAAGTTCCAATGTTGACATTGGCAATCCCGCAATCACTTCCGCGCGGAGAAAGAAAGGTCTCGGCATGCTGGAAATTGTTTGTGAAGATGGCTGAGGACAATCCCTGCACGACGCCGTTATGGATTTCCAGAGCTTCCTCGATGTCTTCAAAGGGCAGAACATAGAGGATCGGGGCAAAGGTCTCGTCCTGGACGATCTTCATATCCGGGCGCGCCTTCACAATGGCCGGCGTGATGTAATGGCCTTCACGATCAAGACGTTTGCCGCCACAGAGAATCTCTCCACCCTGTTCACGAACGAGCTGAAGAGCCCGTTCCATTTCCTTGATAGCTCCTTCATTCACAAGCGGTCCCATGAGATTCTTTTCATCCCAGGGATCTCCGATGGAGATGCTTCCATAGGCGCGCATCAGGCGATCCAGAAATCCCTTTTCCACATCCTTGTGGATGATCAGGCGCCGAAGGGATGTGCATCTCTGCCCGGCCGTTCCCACGGCAGCAAAGAGAACCGCGCGAAGAGCCATGTCGAGATCGGCATCCCGGTTGAGGATGATGGCATTGTTTCCACCAAGCTCCAGAATCGTCCGGGCCAGGCGCTTTCCCATGACTTCCCCAATTCTGTATCCCATCTGGCAGGATCCGGTGGCAGAGATCAGCGGGATGTTGCGATCGTGAATCATGGCCTCCCCCACAGAAGAACCTCTGCCAATCGTCAGAGTAAAGATCCCGCTCAGGCCGTTGGCTTCCATGATCCGGTTGCAAATATGCTGAACCGCGATCGCCGTCAGAGGAGTCTCAGAGGATGGCTTCCAGATCATCGTATCGCCACAGACAGCTGCAATTGCCGCGTTCCAGGACCAGACCGCCACGGGAAAGTTGAAGGCGGATATGATACCGATGACACCCAGGGGATGCCACTGCTCAAACATGCGGTGTTCCGGACGTTCCGACTGGATGGTCAGCCCGTACAGCTGGCGGCTTAATCCAACAGCAAAATCACACATGTCAATCATTTCCTGGACTTCACCAAGACCTTCGGTCTTGATTTTTCCCATTTCCAGGGTCACCAGCATGCCCAGGTCTTCTTTGTGTTCGCGAAGGGCGTTACCCAGCTGACGAATGATTTCGCCCCGCTTGGGAGCCGGCACCATTCGCCACGTCTTAAAGGCCTTTGCCGCCTCATTCCGAACGACTTCATAATCTTCCGTTGAGGCCATCATTACCCTGGCAAGAGGCTTTCCGTTGGCCGGGTTGTACGATACAAGTTCTCCACCCCCCGGCTTTTCGATCCATTTTCCGTAACAGGCCCCACTGTTCACTTCCTGGATCCCTAGCCTCCGTAGCAGATCTTCAAACATGCATACCTCCTGTATAAGAATAAAGTCGCCCTATTTTACCAGAAGGGCGTTTGATTTATTGGAGTGGTTACTCCTCCCGGATGATGACCTGGATATTGTGTTCCTGAAGGACGGACGCGGCTTCGCGAGCCCGATCGAGGGTATCGAATGATCCCACAAGGACCCTTGTGTATTCCCCGAAGGTTGCGAGATGGGCTCCCGGCAGAAAAGCTGATATTTTATCTCTCAGGCGTGAGGCATTTTCAAGATCCTTAAATGCACCCGCCTGAACGACAAAGGAGAGTCCGGGATCGGGAAGAGAGACCTCCGCCTCTGTCGGCGGCGGGGGGGAAGGCATTGCACCGGAACGGATGTAGAGGTAGACCTCTGCAATTCCCAGAGCGTCCATCCCCAGTTCCTTTGCTGCCGCATACGAGAGATCGATTATGCGACCCCGGATAAAGGGACCCCTGTCATTCACCTTCACCGTTACACGCTTTCCCGTTTCCGGGCAGTACACATCGAGCCAGGTTCCAAAGGGAAGATTCCTGTGGGCAGCCGTCAGGCGATGCATGTCAAAGATCTCTCCCGAGGCGGTCGGGAGGCCATGAAAGGATTTGCCATACCAGGATGCGGTTCCCTTCTGGTAGAGAGCCGATTCTTTCCCCGTCTTGCATCCGGTAACGGAGAGAAACAGGGCGAGAAGAACAAGCAGGCTCAGGTTACGCATTTTGCAAGAATCAGGGTCGCGTCTTTGATCAGGTCCGATGTACCGCGGAAAGAAGCCCAGTCTTCCGTGAATACTTCCAGAATTTCCTCCAGAGGACGATCCTTGTTTAATTCAAGGACCATTCGGAGACGATGATTTCCATAGAAGGCTCCTTCCCCATTGTCAGCTTCGACGATTCCGGGCGTGTAAAGAGCGATCAGTGTGGAGCGTGTCAGCACAATTCCATCATCCGTGAAGGGATGGTCATGTTCCACTCCCAGGGCGATTCCCGTCTCTTTCAGAAAGGAGACCTCTCCTTCGGGGTGGATAATCAGAGGTGGCGGATGGCCCGCGTTAAGGTAAGTCAAATGGTGGGTGGGCTCAGAGTAGTCAAGGAAACAGGCCGATATACTGAGAGTATGATCTGTGCAACAGCATAGATGACGATTGAGACGCATAACCATGGGGAGCAGAGTTTCTGAATCTTCCGCGAGGAGGCGGAACGCACCCTGAAAGTTGCTCGCAAGTAATGCTGCCGGCAACCCGGCGCCGGAAGTGTCCCCGAGAAGAAGCCAGAGACGGGATTCACTCAATTTAATGAAATCAAAGTAATTTCCGCCGATAATATTGTCTCCAAAGTGTTTGAAGGCAATCTTCAGTCCGGGAAAACGCACAGCTTCCCCGGGCAGGAGCTTCCGCTGAACTTCCTGGGCGATCTGCAGTTCTTTTTCCACACGCAGGCGGTCAAAGGTCTGCTCATGCATCATGGCATTTTCCAGAAGTGTTGCGGCGTGGGCTCCAATTTCCTTAACGAAATCGGCATCTTCGTCGTTGAATTCACCACCCTCAATTTTATTCAGCAGCTGAAGAACACCGGCAATCTCTCCGCGGTACGAAAAGAGAGGTACGGTAAGAATCGTCCGGGTCGTATATCCGGTTTCCTTGTCCACTTCGGGATTAAACCTTGGATCCGAATATGCATCACGGATATTCAGAACTTCTCCGGTCAGGGCGACATGACCGGCGATTCCCTTTCCAAGGGGTACTTCAATTCTTACATCCTTGTCTCCTGCGAGAATTTTACTCCAGAGAATGTTACGTTTCTTGTCCAGAACAAAGATCGTTCCTCTTTCTGCAGCGATTTCTCGAATCGCGGTCTCCAGCATAATGTCCAGAAGCTCGTCGATACTCGTTGAGGATGAGAGAGCCCGATGGGTTTCCAGAACAGCCATCGTCTTTACCATTCTTCTCTGGGTCGTATTCAGCTCAAGCAGAATCTCGTCCACCAGAGTTCCTTCATATTGCTCTATGGCGTGAAGGAAATCTTCCGCAGTCTGGTAACGGTTCCTGGGATCCTTCTCCATGGCGCGAAGAATAATATTTTCCAGACCCTCGGGAATATCTGAACGGTACAGGGATGGAGGCTGCGGAGTGTCTTCCAGTACCTTGTCTAAAAGCCTATAGACATCTGTATCCTCGAAAGGAACCTCTCCGGTAAGCATCTCGTAAACGATCACACCGACGGAGTAGAGGTCAGTTCGCCCGTCGACTTGCTTTCCACGGATCTGTTCCGGTGAAAGAAACTCAGGCGTCCCCATGATGGGAGCACCCTTTTCAATCGGTTGATCCACAGCCCGGGATATTCCGAAATCCATGATAGCCAAATGGCCGGTTTCATCCACCATGATGTTTTCAGGCTTGAGATCACAGTGGATGACTCCCATCTTGTGGGCGGCAGCCAGTCCACGGAGGATCTGCCTCAGGAGGTTCAATGTCTGACCAACGCTGTAAAGACCTTTACGAATTTGAATTTCCTTGATGCTCTCTCCTTTGAGGAGCTCCATGGAAATATATTCTTCTCCATCGATCTCTTCAAGATCGTAAACTCTGCAGACATTTTCATGGGTCACTTTCCGTGCCAGGAGAATTTCCTGACGAAGACGTTCCAGATCCATGGATTCTGCTTTGGATCGAAGCATTTTAAGAGCAACGGGAACATTCAGCTTCAGATCGGTCGCCTTGTAGACAACGCCCATTCCACCGAATCCCAGAACCTTATCGATTCTGTATCGGTCTCCAATGACGTCACCCGGTTTGATTGAATGTCTATCGTCCATTCAGCATCTCCTGGGCCATCCGGGCAAAAGTGTCAAATGCCTCCTGCCCATACAAACATAATACAACACGATCCAGAATCGAACCAGCACGGAGTCTCTGTGCGAGTACCGTCAGAATGATTCTCGCTGCACGCTCCATGGGAAAACCGAAAATCCCCGTGGAAATGGCTGGCATTGCGACGGTTTTCAGATTCTCCTGTTCTGCAGCATTCAGGACGGATTCTACAGCCCGGGCCAGTTTCGCATCTTCCTCCCCTTCTCCCCACCTGGGGCCCACAACATGGATAACCCTTCGAGCCTTCAGCGTACCCGCGGACGTTATAACAGCACTGCCGACGGGGCAGAATCCGATCTGATCCGACTCTTCCTGAATCGTCGAACCACCACGACGCACAATCTGGCCGGCGACCCCTCCTCCATGCTTCAGGTGTTCGTTGGCGGGATTGACAATAGCATCTTCATCCCGGGCAATGATATCCCCTTCAAGAATTTCGAGCAGGGTACGCCCCAGCCTGTAGTGCATTATCCCTTCTTGAGAACGTCCTTAATCAGGGCTTTCAGCTGGCCCTTCTTTATTTCTTCCAGGTCATAGCGAACCCGAACGGCCGGTTTGTTGATCTTCAGCATCCGGGAGAGATCGATGGGAGTACCGATGACGACGGCATCCGCGTCGACTTTATTCAGGGTGCGCTCGAGATCACGGATCTGATCATCTCCATACCCCATGGCAGGAAGAATTTCCGAGCAATGGGGATATTTCTTATAGGTCTGAGCAATGCTTTTCACGGCAAAGGGAACCGGGGAAACGATTGATTTCACCCCCGCCGCCTTGGCTGCCAGGTAACCCGCTCCATAGGTCATCCCTCCGTGGGTTAATGTCGGACCGTCCTCTACGACAACCACACGCTTACCCTTGATGGCTTTGACATCGGAGACGGTAAAGGGAGAGTTTGCTTTCAGGATTTTCGCGCCCGGGTTCAAACGTTTGCAGTTGGCTTCCACTTCTTTCACCTTCTCGGGATCCGCAGTGCCTACCTTGTTAATCAACAGGACATCGGACATGAGAAGATTGGCCTCTCCCGGATGGTAGAGGATTTCATGGCCGGGGCGATGGGGATCTACGAGGGTGATGTGAAGAT
This window contains:
- a CDS encoding SpoIIE family protein phosphatase; translated protein: MDDRHSIKPGDVIGDRYRIDKVLGFGGMGVVYKATDLKLNVPVALKMLRSKAESMDLERLRQEILLARKVTHENVCRVYDLEEIDGEEYISMELLKGESIKEIQIRKGLYSVGQTLNLLRQILRGLAAAHKMGVIHCDLKPENIMVDETGHLAIMDFGISRAVDQPIEKGAPIMGTPEFLSPEQIRGKQVDGRTDLYSVGVIVYEMLTGEVPFEDTDVYRLLDKVLEDTPQPPSLYRSDIPEGLENIILRAMEKDPRNRYQTAEDFLHAIEQYEGTLVDEILLELNTTQRRMVKTMAVLETHRALSSSTSIDELLDIMLETAIREIAAERGTIFVLDKKRNILWSKILAGDKDVRIEVPLGKGIAGHVALTGEVLNIRDAYSDPRFNPEVDKETGYTTRTILTVPLFSYRGEIAGVLQLLNKIEGGEFNDEDADFVKEIGAHAATLLENAMMHEQTFDRLRVEKELQIAQEVQRKLLPGEAVRFPGLKIAFKHFGDNIIGGNYFDFIKLSESRLWLLLGDTSGAGLPAALLASNFQGAFRLLAEDSETLLPMVMRLNRHLCCCTDHTLSISACFLDYSEPTHHLTYLNAGHPPPLIIHPEGEVSFLKETGIALGVEHDHPFTDDGIVLTRSTLIALYTPGIVEADNGEGAFYGNHRLRMVLELNKDRPLEEILEVFTEDWASFRGTSDLIKDATLILAKCVT
- a CDS encoding macro domain-containing protein codes for the protein MHYRLGRTLLEILEGDIIARDEDAIVNPANEHLKHGGGVAGQIVRRGGSTIQEESDQIGFCPVGSAVITSAGTLKARRVIHVVGPRWGEGEEDAKLARAVESVLNAAEQENLKTVAMPAISTGIFGFPMERAARIILTVLAQRLRAGSILDRVVLCLYGQEAFDTFARMAQEMLNGR
- a CDS encoding septal ring lytic transglycosylase RlpA family protein, with translation MRNLSLLVLLALFLSVTGCKTGKESALYQKGTASWYGKSFHGLPTASGEIFDMHRLTAAHRNLPFGTWLDVYCPETGKRVTVKVNDRGPFIRGRIIDLSYAAAKELGMDALGIAEVYLYIRSGAMPSPPPPTEAEVSLPDPGLSFVVQAGAFKDLENASRLRDKISAFLPGAHLATFGEYTRVLVGSFDTLDRAREAASVLQEHNIQVIIREE
- a CDS encoding 3-hydroxyacyl-CoA dehydrogenase family protein, whose amino-acid sequence is MNLEITNDGIAVLNLERSVASLEVLRDLGQRLDQIDKRGDVKALQIHIISLQNLSAADFLQILRQPDELTVWQDAARSAIETIERITLPLYLSIRETIDGIGLILALKAVSIYSTEKQFLTVRRPHRDLPPAEASLDVLWNRAGWSATESILLGEDPSLLLRKLPVSIVPELVLKRHTLDQIRKDLKRNGMRRRYAIRTPRVLNRFLQRLARWKSSTVHKRDPLFAELVKFHQDCLRNEFSPAMYHAWARDLWMSPDTSNCLLHILNAEQVMHSVPLPETLHRVLAINSLPLSNDILQRCSHKRIRIKIVENRLESLQRFFKESSMDREMISASDRVAGITRADWILLGEREDHLLGDVSASLPNPVPITVLNIAQSMSQVHKTSQQPGFTIGLRITQPVAEIVSGSRTRKSVRDWLSQIMQALGWIPLPVSDGPGGVMKRLLAQLVNEALSLMEEGLTIGKIDAALAQIGGGEILKIADSIGNDALLVAAQETIRVRPHVFTLSDTFHILVERGHLGQRTEDGFYLYQDGKAVRENRKLYRYFGKTGRKLPEMDLEEIHERLLFILSQDALRILDEGTVQDPRILDVALASVIQFPRRYGGPLRYCEGLGWPHIAARLQEWSRDHSPRYLPSNTLMHLIESSKSIFEGES
- a CDS encoding aldehyde dehydrogenase family protein, with the translated sequence MFEDLLRRLGIQEVNSGACYGKWIEKPGGGELVSYNPANGKPLARVMMASTEDYEVVRNEAAKAFKTWRMVPAPKRGEIIRQLGNALREHKEDLGMLVTLEMGKIKTEGLGEVQEMIDMCDFAVGLSRQLYGLTIQSERPEHRMFEQWHPLGVIGIISAFNFPVAVWSWNAAIAAVCGDTMIWKPSSETPLTAIAVQHICNRIMEANGLSGIFTLTIGRGSSVGEAMIHDRNIPLISATGSCQMGYRIGEVMGKRLARTILELGGNNAIILNRDADLDMALRAVLFAAVGTAGQRCTSLRRLIIHKDVEKGFLDRLMRAYGSISIGDPWDEKNLMGPLVNEGAIKEMERALQLVREQGGEILCGGKRLDREGHYITPAIVKARPDMKIVQDETFAPILYVLPFEDIEEALEIHNGVVQGLSSAIFTNNFQHAETFLSPRGSDCGIANVNIGTSGAEIGGAFGGEKETGGGREAGSDSWKVYMRRQTCTLNWGASLPLAQGVKFDVEG